The genomic stretch CACCTTACTCAAAACCAGCACTAGCTCCAGCTAGCTCCCGCACATGATAGCTAACACTCAACACACAATACCAGAACCCGCTCTGCACAATAGACAAAATCAACATCACCACACTCAAGCCAGCACCTCACTCACTCAATGCTAAAAGCAaatgggatgtgtgtgtgtctgtgagagagagtacgTACtgcatgtacgtatgtgtgtgtgcatgtacgtgtgtgtgtgtgtgtgtgtgtgtgtgtgtgtgtgtatgtgtgagtacgtactgtatgtacgtatgtgtgtgtgcatgtacgtgtgtgtgtatgtgtgagtacgtactgtatgtacgtgtgtgtgtgtgagtgtgagagtacATGTACCTATCTAGGGCAGACACGCAGACATACTCACTGGACGCAGGGTTGGAGGTGAAGTATGTGATCATAGCTCTCTGCAAGGAGGGGATTCTCCAACAGCAAAACACCAGGACATTCAAGCCAATGATCCCTGTAGGGAGACAGTCATTTTTAAAGCTAAGATTTAGCAGAAACACAATCTCAAGTATCattaataatatttgtttttattgctgtaaatttgctgtaattttgtaatgtatgctttttaagagaaaaaaagagagagagaaagagaaacaccTGTAACTGTCCGTTGACCCTCGCTCAGACTGTTCCACCACTGGTTCACCTGAAACACAACAGCCATTATATTTGGCTCTGTCAACACCTACAATACTGCCCACAacctccctgccctgccccagaGAACAAACAAGACACAGTCAGATGAAACCCAAATCCTAACTCAAACTAtaagaataacaataacaaatcTGGTCCAGGCCAAGGGATAGGGGACAGAatctctgtcacacacatttttttctgcactcTACCTGTTTGCGGATGTCGCCCTGTTTCTGCGGCCGTAGTTTTTCCAGCCAATCCGTTCGGACCTCGTCAAAGTAGCTCTGCACACGTGACTTCAGAGACTCGTATTGCCAGATAGCCGCAGCACCAAAGGAGCAGCCTGTAAACTAACATGGAATTAGAAGTCATATCTACAAGAGTCAGAAAAGGCTTGGGGCTTAAGAATTGTGTCAAAATCTATGAATGTTCCAACTAATAACCTGTGACTTATTTACAGTATGggggaagagcaggagaggacaTACCCCAACTGTGAATACCAGAGGCTTCAGAAGTTTTACAAAGGACCTGCGGGGAATGTGGAGAGCAGGGGTCTCCGCTTGGAGGGAGTATCCCTTCCTCTGGGCAACCTCCTCACTGGGGACTGTTTGCTTAGGTCCagcttcctccatctctcccttctTGACCTCAGCCTTTCTTGGGGCCTTCCGGAAGCCACATCTCTGTTGTGTGTAgaagttaaacctgcaggaATAAACAACCCCAGGCAGAAAGTACACCTGACGACACCACAAGATTTCATATGACCCCTGAATGTACAGTCTTTTGTCCTCACGAAAAGGTCATACGTTTTTGTATGTAACGACCTGGCTAgcttgaaaacctacaagatTATCAAGATAACGTTAAACTGCGATTGACTATTGACAATGTACTAATAAGCGAGCAAAGCTCACTAGATAACTTACTTGTTCACGAACTTTCCAGTTAAATGCTGTAACCTACTGTTCCAGTCAGCTATAGTTAGCCAAATAAGTTAGCTGCTGCCGTAGCCACCCAATGtctgtgaaaaataaagagGCCTAAAAATATCTGTCGCCTACTTAACCAATTCGGTACCTTAACCACCAGAGCTAATGACATTTTCCGAGCAAGCATTACATTTGATCTATCTTGCTAGACTGCAAGTGTCAAATAAAGCTCGCTAAGTGACTAGTAGCAGGCATCTACTACTGTGTAGCCTACCGGCAGCAGAAACATCGGTGTTAGCTTCTTCATCACGAGTACGTTGCAACTTTCAAAAACGAAGACAATATCAGGTACGAATGTAAAGGTTTCTCATCGACCTAcctctttgtttttccttgCGAGGTGCAAGTAAGTAAATCTCCTAAAGTCCATCTTTGTAAACATACCCTCCACGCCATGTTTAGAATGACCGGGCCCGTCTCGCCATCACCTACCGGGTCAGCGAGAGTATCTGCCGCCGGGGTACTCTCTGAATTCGACGCAGAGACATCTtgtggagaaggagagaagtaACGACTGAGGGACTATCGTACCTgcttaaataaacatttcttcTAATTACGTTCCTGCATAAATTCACGGCCAAGATGACCAGAGCCCGGAAACTGTGgaattaacaacaacaacaacaacaataataataataataataataataataataacaaccattatttatttattacggTGTGCTTTAATAAGTACAACCAATGCACAAATTAACTTTTATCTGTGGTTGTATGTGAATGTAAAAGGTTTGGACAACATAAAACCTGAGcctgaattcaattaaaatttgtccttaaagttacaatctcgaagatttccgtttcgttctctttgggaGTACCAATGGagagaagcagtaattgcaggtgagtttttggacctcacttcccataaatccaaccggatccaaccagtgtcgcctgtatgacgtcagtcagttgccacctgggccacgccaactataacacttactatttactgaataaaaaatggttgttataaaagtaacgctaggtacatactcattcattgtctaacattaggctaacgtaagctgtctttacactgccgagccaggttaaaatgccgtagcagacctggggtagaattagtgatgatcaatttccacagacgttctttatccaccttttgctcggtatgaacatctttacactgcagagaagaatccgcgggattcgctgtggctcatgcaattatgtatctcacAATAAACATTGCCTTTCtagtgaatgattgttgtgtaatatttttttaaaacaactgccttgcaaaatattacccctggtgtttctggttttgctagctaaactgttcgccgagctgggtgttaaattagcaatcagaacaagaagaataaaacaaaaacaaaggagatttaatcaaaaaagggcatcaaggctgaaggaacatgtgaggaagcgtaataaaataataacaacgctaatccatactgccgtattcttttatttagttttctccggcttgacatctttacacagaaatcagacccggctctggtCCACCTATACCCcagctttattccgatcattataatatattaatgaacttgatggcaatctAAATAACTGTAACGTTAatgccagttcagatcaatgattcgtaACGAGAccaaacggttttagaatgttgcagagaaaattgcagcggtgtggttagttgcagagcgtctgaagccgttgcctggagTCTCacaagacccaccttgtcaaatcgccaagtgcagttttagaacgttgaCAATCagacttggaattttgcaagttgcatttagtctcgttgcgaatcattgatctgaactggcttttagttagctacattgcaatgttgcaacaaggtagcattgaattcgagagacggtttgcgaggtcggtaccggtcggtagcgttagctagcgttttttctaattgttagcggacattagattgtgttaattacattagctagctagctaacgcaacattacctgatatgagagatggatactgtgcgcaacgttgtctaaactaatgttgcctttcttgacatggtccggtagctagcgatAACTGTGCAagtagctatgtaatttagtaacgttacattgtaatcaaatgtaatacgaactCTACATCGACAAATATGACCTCTCGGGTTACACAAAAATTTTAGGGTTCCGTAACCCTCCCcgccttctctgttattgtaacgctagcagacatcgagcctgttgcgttagctccgcctatcctctctggcggaccaaccactgatgggtgatggaaaacgcgtcactaactatgccgCTTCTGATTTGTTCCCGGGAATGTCgacacagacacccagttctttaatcataaattatagtaataatataaattaatataataataggctcaatcgccattgtgttacctaattcggcgatagatagtgacttaacagacattttaatgaaaatctttgagattattacttttaatttaaatgtgattccttcgaagagtaggtttttttggaatgttttcgcAACATtcgaagtcagtgttctaggactccgttgctttcagttaccagttgTGACTGTTACatccatagacatatatacatagacgccACATTGGCCTTTGGATCGTACGTCAacgtctatgtatatatgtctatggttacatcagcattggaatgttcagttaagaacattttattcacatttactTGAAGGGTTAATGAACACCTTAATGAACTTCTTCACAATCGCAATTTTCTCAACTAACCAAACTGCattgagaaaataaattctTGCCTTTAATAGTTAGTtgaagttaaggacaaattctGATTGAATCTCAGCATTGGTCTTTtgagttatattttatttatttttattttttgaagaggGAGTACCTGTAGGGCCACATACTGGACAGTTGGTTAGTAGATGGGGGTTGCAGTATTTTGAAAGGTACAAGAGAAATTGAATGTCTATAAATATAAGCTGGGCCCATACCCAGAAAAGGGCAGAGTATGAATCTTGGATCAGGCAACCCCTGTCAATATCCTAATCTCATTCATTATGAGGTAAAATTCTACACTGATCCTTGATCAGGACTCCTACTTTGACATGTTGCATGAATACAAAATGTTACTAAATTGAGTCTAGCACCTTCAAGACTTTATATTGGAAAGGTAATTCATTTAGGATTATTGGAATAACTTTAGACAGTGGTAGATAGCAGTGATGTGGATAGTGtccaataatgaataatgaacagcttcagtgcaccttggcatagattctacaagtctgtggaactctactggaggcaTGTAACAcaatttttccaaaacataTTCCCTCATTTAgggttttgatgatggtggtggagagcgccgTCTAGCACGTTGGTCCTAAATATCCCATACTGtaggtgttcaactgggttgagatctggtgactgcgaaggccatagcatatgattcacatcattttaatactcatcaaaccattcagtgacctcgtgtgccctgtggatgggggcattgtcatcctggaaaagACCACTTCCATCAggataaaaattaatttaacctttatttaaccaggtaaaagtgattgagaacaaattctcatttacaatacTGGCCTGGATAggataggataaaggtgattacttgtattgatttgcagtgacccttcacTCTAAGAGAACAAGTGGACCCTAgacatgccaggaaaatgccgcCCACAGCATTACAGAGCCACCGGACGCCCTCGCTGTAGGGGTCAAACATTCAGGCCTGTattgttctcttggtgtacgccatacatgcactcgcccacttgttgagaatattgtgaaggatgactcatctgaccatatcacttgtttccacatctctgtagaccagtgcttgtggtttttgcaccacatctctgtagaccagtgcttatggtttttgcaccactgaactcccTAATGTGCATATTTCTTCGTAACGAGGGGTTAATGCGCTGAAACCCTACTATAAtaatccctctctatgtagttattgacagactgttcttgctgaaagTCTGAccatgtcctgcattgacatctcagtcacctgaggaagagttgctcttctgtttttttattacatatcCCAATTCACAAGCGTCCCAGTCATCGAATGTGCACTTTTGACTTcaatttccaaccctatttacaaagacacaaaaaagGATACGTTAAAAAGTTCAGCTTGTAGGCTACTCATTGCTACAAACTACAATTTTTACGAGTATGGCTCATTCACGACCCGTTCGTGGGAAGGCGGAAAGATGCAGCGTAGCCTACTCCGGTGTGGAAGAGGTGCAGGTGCTTTCGGATGACGAGCCAGCGGAATTTATACACCTCAAATTGTGGGGGACTTAAACTTTTCAACCGATCGTATCAATTATTCCTAGATTTGTGATCACGCTACATATTAGGTATTAGTTAACCGGACAAAATCACGCATCAGTTCGACTAGGGACCCGCTATCAGATTTCAGAAAGGAGAACGAATCGCTTCCGCCTAGCGCCGTGTGAATATCCCTGAGTTACAGGGTACGTGGGACGCTTGTTCACAACGCTATTTATCCTTGTGAAGATGGCGGCTCCTGTTGTAGCCAGCCGGGCTGGATCCGTCAACAGCGTCGGGAACAGCCCCACTGCAACACCCAACAacccaaataataataacaaaataattccCAGTTACCCCGAACTCGATTTTAGGTCCGGTGCAAGGATTGAGGAATTGAACAAGCTCATCCAGGAATTCAGCAAACACGATCAACGCGAATATGACGACCAGAGAGCCTTGGAAATTCACACCGCGAAGGACTTCATCTTTTCTATGCTTGGTAAAGAAAATTGGGCAAGTTTGTTAACGCCTTATCCTGTTGCAAGCTCTAATTAGGTTAGCTAACTTTTCTCGAAATCGATATAAATTTTCAGAAAACCTCACTGCATTCATTGATTGGTTATAGCTGCAGGAATCTACCTTGTGCAGTATTTTTCGCGTAAGCTAGGATATAGTTCATCGAGTTCATTTGCTCATTTTCAGCTCAGTGAAAGGCATTTCTGAATGCACTTTTCATTAGCATTGAATACAATTAagtttttgctagctagctatatcgATAGATGATTATAATATTACCTGTTATTTCCGTATTGCCCCAAGCAGAGTGAGCATATAACGTATTTACGTCAGGTCACTTACTCGCAGGTGTGTGGTCAAAGCCCACCGATGAGCAGGTGTCAGTTTCTATAATTGcagagtgtttttattttaaaattagtgCTCATAATGAATCGACCGGCTGCATCGTGTGAACTCAACCAAACAAACCACATATCCTGTTCactccccaaaaaagaaaaagtagccTATTATGTTAGTCGGACTGAAACATGCTAGCTGGTTGTTTTCATtaacaacatattttttcatttggggttttttttgttttttttgttagcaaGGCAAGGCCCAGTAATTGCACACCCGTCAAACCATGCGAACAAGCAAGGCTAGCCGACCTGTCTTACATCAGTGAAGACATTAGGTTCagaattcattaatataaatggTTTAAATTACTGAAAGCGATGACGTAGTTACATTTGTGAAGGGTTGCTACCCTGCGTTCTGCCTAAAACCTACCAAAGTGGATTGAGGCATAACCTGTGAATAAATGACGTTCCAAACTATATTTCTGATTCGCTGTTGTACAGGTACAACATGCCAGTATCGCTAATTTTTAACCACATATTGCACGATTGGTCCTGTTTTCTAAGTTAAATATGACGGGGCCTTTTAATTGGAATCGTATCCC from Anguilla anguilla isolate fAngAng1 chromosome 12, fAngAng1.pri, whole genome shotgun sequence encodes the following:
- the LOC118210215 gene encoding presenilins-associated rhomboid-like protein, mitochondrial isoform X2; this encodes MSLRRIQRVPRRQILSLTRFNFYTQQRCGFRKAPRKAEVKKGEMEEAGPKQTVPSEEVAQRKGYSLQAETPALHIPRRSFVKLLKPLVFTVGFTGCSFGAAAIWQYESLKSRVQSYFDEVRTDWLEKLRPQKQGDIRKQVNQWWNSLSEGQRTVTGIIGLNVLVFCCWRIPSLQRAMITYFTSNPASKALCFPMILSTFSHYSLFHMAANMYVLWSFSSSIVSLLGPEQFMAVYLSAGVISTFVSYLAKTATGRLGPSLGASGAIMTVLAAVCTKMPEAKLAIIFLPMFTFTAGSALKAIVAMDTAGLFLGWKFFDHAAHLGGALFGIWYVSYGHELIWKNREPLVKFWHDLRTKGPGGGGGGTGSF
- the LOC118210215 gene encoding presenilins-associated rhomboid-like protein, mitochondrial isoform X1 — translated: MAWRVCLQRWTLGDLLTCTSQGKTKRFNFYTQQRCGFRKAPRKAEVKKGEMEEAGPKQTVPSEEVAQRKGYSLQAETPALHIPRRSFVKLLKPLVFTVGFTGCSFGAAAIWQYESLKSRVQSYFDEVRTDWLEKLRPQKQGDIRKQVNQWWNSLSEGQRTVTGIIGLNVLVFCCWRIPSLQRAMITYFTSNPASKALCFPMILSTFSHYSLFHMAANMYVLWSFSSSIVSLLGPEQFMAVYLSAGVISTFVSYLAKTATGRLGPSLGASGAIMTVLAAVCTKMPEAKLAIIFLPMFTFTAGSALKAIVAMDTAGLFLGWKFFDHAAHLGGALFGIWYVSYGHELIWKNREPLVKFWHDLRTKGPGGGGGGTGSF